A single region of the Bacteroidota bacterium genome encodes:
- a CDS encoding sulfotransferase has product MEGNSVHLPFFCIAGRARSGTTLLRMLLDGHPELIIPPECAFVQHLHSKFAAVKVWNKAAIKEFIQCLHKEPAYELLHVNEEKLESDILKAGDNSTYGDVCKLVYANSTSVFTKNHLRTVGDKNPAYSLYLEGLTSIFPEIKFIHITRDYRDNIRSMQQVDFESGITASLAYRWKYYNNRINSYKKKHPEKFMTVRYEDLVSDTEGNMKTICRFLGISFLPEMLDFTDKKGSYYELYPREALNKYHNNLFKPISGVPVNRWKEQMSTFEIRVADAVAGSSAEANSYERMYKKFNPVIWLYALPGVIYGRLYFTWGLFINILPWSLKMRLIHGMAAIFKPYWKRYTVKKNQGNR; this is encoded by the coding sequence ATGGAAGGTAATTCCGTACATCTTCCGTTTTTCTGCATTGCAGGCAGAGCGCGCTCAGGAACAACACTGTTGCGTATGCTGCTCGATGGTCATCCGGAGCTTATAATTCCGCCGGAATGTGCATTTGTGCAGCATCTGCATTCAAAATTCGCAGCCGTTAAAGTATGGAACAAAGCCGCCATCAAGGAATTCATTCAGTGTCTGCATAAAGAACCCGCTTATGAATTGCTTCATGTAAACGAAGAAAAACTGGAGTCTGATATTCTGAAAGCCGGTGACAACAGTACTTACGGAGATGTATGCAAGCTCGTTTACGCAAACAGTACATCGGTCTTTACAAAAAATCACCTTCGGACTGTGGGCGATAAGAACCCGGCTTATTCATTATATCTGGAAGGTTTAACAAGTATATTTCCGGAAATTAAATTCATTCATATCACGCGTGATTACCGCGACAATATTCGTTCGATGCAGCAGGTCGATTTTGAGTCGGGCATTACCGCATCGCTTGCTTACCGCTGGAAATACTATAACAATAGAATTAATTCTTACAAAAAGAAACATCCCGAAAAATTCATGACGGTACGTTATGAGGATTTGGTAAGCGACACCGAAGGGAATATGAAGACTATCTGCCGTTTTCTGGGAATCTCCTTTTTACCTGAAATGCTTGATTTTACTGATAAAAAGGGTTCCTATTACGAACTTTATCCGCGTGAAGCGCTCAATAAATATCATAACAATCTGTTCAAGCCAATATCCGGAGTGCCCGTAAACAGATGGAAAGAGCAGATGAGTACTTTTGAAATCAGAGTAGCTGATGCAGTTGCAGGCAGTTCTGCAGAAGCGAACAGCTATGAAAGAATGTATAAGAAATTCAATCCCGTAATTTGGCTGTATGCCTTACCGGGTGTTATTTACGGAAGATTATATTTTACGTGGGGGCTTTTCATCAATATCCTCCCATGGTCGCTGAAGATGCGGCTCATACACGGAATGGCGGCAATTTTCAAACCTTACTGGAAACGATATACCGTAAAAAAAAATCAGGGAAACCGGTAG
- a CDS encoding sulfotransferase, with protein MENRAFTEKINSTPVFFIVGRERSGTTLLRFLFDAHPQVNIPIEFHFIWLLFHKYHRKKVWSEKALLQFFEDLCMLPRFGFMSIDAAKLRNDLLKCEGNNSFGCLCKVVLSNYISVYEKEEITLFGDKSPFYALQCKQLLTIFPEAKFIHITRDHRDNMLSMKRVKFEASLLTSLVYRWKYYNDEVLQISKQFPERFVSVRYEDLVDAPSEMTARLCSFLGIRYEPSVLEFNLRAEQFMKRYPVYEFNRIHGSLFKPISTGGIGGWKNKMSANEVKRADAVAGKTAETLGYELQFPKPGLFTKLRVLPGKIYGRLYYVYSDIAERLPLKVKIYGVYMPLARIFKRGWYTMYKKKKMEEARNGR; from the coding sequence ATGGAGAACAGGGCATTTACCGAAAAGATAAATTCTACACCGGTGTTTTTCATCGTAGGCCGCGAACGTTCAGGTACTACCTTACTGCGATTTTTATTTGATGCGCATCCGCAGGTGAATATCCCCATCGAATTTCATTTTATCTGGTTGCTGTTTCATAAATATCACCGTAAAAAAGTCTGGTCAGAAAAAGCATTGTTGCAGTTTTTTGAAGACCTGTGTATGCTGCCGCGCTTCGGTTTTATGAGCATAGATGCTGCAAAACTCAGAAATGACCTGCTGAAGTGTGAAGGCAACAACAGTTTCGGCTGCCTGTGTAAAGTCGTTCTCAGCAATTATATTTCGGTTTACGAAAAGGAAGAAATTACACTTTTTGGTGATAAAAGTCCTTTCTACGCCTTACAATGCAAACAATTACTGACAATATTTCCTGAAGCTAAATTCATTCACATAACGCGCGACCACCGCGATAATATGCTTTCCATGAAACGGGTGAAGTTTGAAGCGTCACTGCTCACTTCTCTTGTGTATCGATGGAAATATTACAACGACGAGGTTTTACAGATAAGCAAACAATTTCCCGAGCGGTTTGTTTCTGTTCGTTATGAAGATCTGGTCGATGCTCCCTCAGAAATGACCGCACGTTTATGTTCATTTCTCGGAATCAGATATGAACCTTCGGTTCTGGAATTTAATTTACGTGCCGAACAGTTCATGAAGCGATATCCTGTCTACGAATTCAACCGTATACATGGCAGTCTGTTCAAGCCAATCAGCACAGGCGGCATTGGCGGATGGAAAAACAAAATGAGTGCAAATGAGGTCAAACGGGCTGATGCCGTTGCAGGGAAAACGGCTGAAACATTAGGTTATGAGCTGCAATTCCCCAAGCCGGGACTATTCACAAAACTGCGTGTATTGCCGGGTAAAATTTACGGAAGGCTCTATTATGTTTATTCGGATATTGCAGAGCGCCTGCCTCTGAAAGTTAAGATATACGGAGTTTATATGCCGCTGGCACGAATTTTTAAACGGGGCTGGTACACCATGTATAAAAAGAAAAAAATGGAGGAAGCAAGAAATGGAAGGTAA
- a CDS encoding histidine kinase, translating to MKKISITEKMILWFLMLGLASIAVISGFSYHRAKDSLIRRTYDQLTSVKAAKKNSMERFFADRSRETGLVAKSSDIMKMLSILDEHFVEQNREEKLTESQLENEYNRFLSRYISGCGYYDNVFLVRSDGNYIKIDASSVGSGKRFSFGVLAQGNLRTVFDKVTRHNQPVTCDLSLDTLDMNPAIYIGTPIAPGAGILPAVLVFGISINAINSIMLEVDPKNGLGESGETYLVGSDSLMRSSSRFRENSVFRTRVATKAIRDGFSGIDSTSRYPDYRNIPVYGSYSKLNIPGLDWVIAAEIDVNEAMVPIKTLMYEIIFITVFIALALFIFTWIISKQITRPIVKLKVAADCITKGNYNINIAETSKDEIGALTATFNKMAAHIREQTSELKEREERLVHFYDATLDGIILHNDGVPMLINQALTRLTGFTEEELMTMRFNDFIVPGTKRSFKLPINPYTYETQAVRKNGTKFPVEIQESAIELKGSMIKASVIRDISRRVAVENQLKAERQMRLSWVIDGQEIERQRLSRELHDGLGQRLVAFKLKLESVLGTDEQRALKTIVELRDLFDGTIDEIRRISNDLQPAGLLEFGIVTGLSKLCTDASEQTGISVQFESESIHETLSKKNITYLYRIAQEAINNSVKHASANLIKVELKFNDGFVCLTVSDDGKGFKTGKTHPYVGNGIYNMRERASLLQGTIDISSEPGKGTVIMVKIPIS from the coding sequence ATGAAAAAAATCTCCATCACCGAAAAAATGATTCTGTGGTTCCTGATGCTCGGGTTGGCAAGCATAGCGGTGATTTCAGGGTTTTCCTACCACCGCGCTAAGGATTCACTGATCAGAAGAACATACGACCAGCTGACATCTGTCAAGGCAGCCAAAAAGAACAGCATGGAACGATTTTTTGCCGACCGGAGCCGCGAAACCGGCTTGGTGGCAAAGTCGTCGGATATTATGAAGATGCTTTCAATTCTCGACGAACATTTTGTGGAACAGAATAGAGAAGAAAAACTAACGGAAAGCCAGCTTGAAAACGAATACAATCGGTTTCTGAGTCGCTATATTTCAGGTTGCGGATATTACGACAATGTATTCCTGGTGCGCTCCGACGGAAACTATATTAAAATTGATGCCTCTTCTGTCGGTTCCGGCAAACGGTTCAGCTTTGGTGTTCTGGCACAAGGTAACCTCCGCACCGTTTTTGATAAAGTGACCCGGCATAATCAGCCCGTAACCTGCGATTTGAGTCTGGATACCCTCGATATGAACCCTGCCATTTATATCGGAACACCGATTGCTCCCGGTGCCGGCATATTGCCTGCAGTGCTTGTGTTCGGGATTTCAATAAACGCCATTAATTCTATAATGCTTGAGGTTGACCCCAAAAATGGTCTCGGCGAAAGTGGTGAAACCTATCTTGTAGGAAGCGATTCACTAATGCGCAGCAGTTCCCGCTTTCGCGAAAATTCTGTATTCCGCACACGTGTTGCAACAAAAGCCATTCGCGATGGTTTTTCAGGAATTGACAGCACCAGCCGCTATCCCGATTACAGGAATATTCCGGTTTATGGCTCATACAGTAAGCTCAATATTCCGGGTCTGGATTGGGTTATTGCTGCCGAAATTGACGTGAACGAAGCCATGGTGCCCATCAAAACCCTTATGTATGAAATTATTTTCATCACCGTTTTTATTGCTCTGGCGCTGTTTATCTTTACATGGATAATCTCAAAACAAATAACCAGACCCATTGTAAAACTGAAAGTCGCTGCCGACTGCATCACCAAAGGAAATTATAATATCAATATTGCCGAAACTTCCAAAGACGAGATTGGTGCCCTTACCGCTACCTTTAATAAAATGGCAGCCCACATCAGGGAACAGACATCCGAATTAAAAGAACGGGAAGAGCGGCTGGTGCATTTTTACGACGCCACGCTCGACGGTATTATTTTGCATAACGACGGCGTGCCTATGCTGATTAATCAGGCATTAACCCGACTTACAGGTTTTACCGAAGAAGAACTGATGACCATGCGCTTCAACGATTTTATCGTCCCGGGCACCAAGCGCTCATTCAAACTTCCGATAAATCCATACACCTACGAAACACAGGCTGTGCGTAAGAACGGAACAAAATTCCCGGTCGAAATACAGGAAAGTGCAATAGAGCTGAAAGGCTCCATGATTAAGGCTTCTGTGATACGCGACATCAGCCGAAGGGTTGCCGTGGAGAATCAGCTGAAAGCCGAACGCCAGATGCGGCTGTCGTGGGTAATCGACGGACAGGAAATTGAACGCCAGCGATTATCACGGGAGCTGCACGACGGTCTGGGCCAGCGCCTCGTGGCGTTTAAACTGAAGCTTGAAAGTGTTTTGGGAACCGATGAACAGCGAGCCCTCAAAACCATTGTCGAGCTGCGCGATTTATTCGACGGCACCATCGATGAAATCCGCCGCATATCAAACGATTTGCAGCCTGCCGGCTTATTGGAGTTTGGAATTGTTACCGGTCTCAGCAAACTTTGTACCGATGCGTCCGAGCAAACAGGCATCAGCGTGCAGTTCGAATCGGAAAGTATTCATGAAACACTCAGCAAAAAGAACATTACCTACCTGTATCGTATCGCTCAGGAAGCCATTAACAACTCCGTGAAACATGCTTCGGCGAACCTTATTAAGGTGGAACTGAAATTCAACGACGGCTTTGTGTGCCTCACTGTAAGTGACGACGGAAAAGGTTTTAAAACCGGCAAGACGCATCCCTACGTGGGGAACGGCATCTATAACATGCGCGAACGTGCCAGCTTGCTCCAGGGCACCATCGATATCAGCTCTGAGCCGGGTAAGGGAACTGTTATAATGGTCAAAATACCTATTTCCTGA
- a CDS encoding response regulator transcription factor, producing the protein MEKIKIILVEDHQIVRDGIKALLTDIPNIEIVGEVADHIELYEKLTHELPDVIIMDISLPGMSGIELTRQLGETHPSIKVLMLSMYTSEDFIFNSLKSGARGYLPKNTTRRELVEAIETISRGEEFFSDSISSIILKSYITKAKSTDQQAEKTEEKLTNREIEILKLFASSLSNQEIADKLFISVRTVESHKNHIMQKLELKSTVDLIKFAIRNKLVEI; encoded by the coding sequence ATGGAAAAAATAAAGATCATACTGGTAGAAGATCACCAGATTGTTCGCGACGGAATAAAAGCGCTGCTTACGGATATCCCGAATATTGAAATAGTGGGCGAGGTGGCAGATCATATTGAATTGTACGAAAAACTGACGCATGAGCTGCCTGATGTAATCATCATGGATATTTCCCTTCCGGGGATGTCGGGGATTGAACTTACCAGGCAACTGGGAGAAACACACCCTTCCATAAAAGTGCTGATGCTTTCCATGTACACCAGCGAAGACTTTATTTTTAATTCACTGAAATCGGGAGCCAGAGGCTATTTACCCAAAAACACCACCCGCCGCGAACTTGTTGAAGCCATTGAAACTATCAGCAGGGGCGAGGAATTTTTTAGCGATTCTATCTCAAGCATCATACTCAAAAGCTACATCACCAAAGCTAAATCTACTGATCAGCAAGCCGAAAAAACAGAAGAAAAGCTGACCAATCGCGAAATAGAAATATTGAAATTGTTTGCAAGCAGCCTCAGCAATCAGGAAATTGCAGATAAACTTTTTATCAGTGTGCGTACTGTCGAATCACACAAAAACCACATCATGCAGAAGCTGGAACTGAAGAGTACGGTTGATCTGATAAAATTTGCGATCAGGAACAAATTGGTAGAAATATAA
- a CDS encoding gliding motility-associated C-terminal domain-containing protein: MKQLSEMNSPIKLFLYNFRTLISGKLPVFALILMMLLCNKTLFAQTADAHHGGAEFIENKAQWNPNVLYKLDINGGAFFAETNCFTFAFKDETAINKLIDFKHTPRASWVDFTDKDFNIKCHAYKVKFLNSNSDVRVSASEPFKGYYNYYIGNDKSKWASKVHSYARVEYRDIYEKTDLNIYESGGHIKYDIILHPGAKAGNIQFLYDGADKVYLEKGNLIVKTSVNKITELSPLAYQMVDGAKVNVPCKYKLKDNVLSFVFPDGFDASKELVIDPTLVFSTYSGSTVDNWGFTATFDSKGSAFSGGIAFGTGYPVSVGAYQGNFAGGESGLQLFPCDVAIIKYDSTGTQRMWATYLGGSKNELPHSMIVNSDDDLLVYGTTGSADFPVTSGAFDASFNGGSALTYDQSLRFSAGIDIFVSKLKSDGSALLASTFVGGTSNDGLNFPSVLSFNYGDGARGEIMTDAGDNVYVVSTTNSTDFPVTPGAFQTTAGGGGQDGIVFKLAPDLTGLIWSSYIGGSNVDAVYGIVVDYNNDVYITGGTSSSNFPVTSGCLHTSYMGGTADGFISKISSDGSTLVRSTYYGSDSYDQSYLIEKGPSGKIYVFGQTSKTGNAFIQNATLAVPGGGQFVSKIEPDLNTLIWSTALGTGNGGPDISPNAFLVDDCSKIYLSGWGGMAINAFGGTTGLPITPNAFQSTTDGNDFYFFVMNDNASTMIYATYFGSPSSSDHVDGGTSRFDRKGIIYNAVCAGCWGDSNFPTTPGAWSRINGCTKCNNAVVKFDFQLAGVVAMASAVPEDTGCLPFTAYFTSTSNGVSSYWNFDDPASGAGDTSIIQNPQHTFNEAGTYHVIYVATDSTKCNISDTAHLTILVRDFPTVKLGVDTALCTGEMVVLDAGNPGRSYLWSNGANTQTITVSDSGRYWVAVLNGACTTYDTVEVKHRADFSYTVPNVFTPNGDGYNDTFKVKSSGLTEIDAQVFNRWGKLVYKWTDPLKGWDGKIKGTNASEGVYYYVIKLKGYCGEDELHGFVTLMK, encoded by the coding sequence ATGAAACAGTTGTCTGAAATGAATTCACCCATTAAGCTCTTCCTGTATAATTTCAGAACTCTTATATCCGGAAAATTGCCCGTGTTCGCACTGATACTGATGATGCTCTTATGCAATAAGACCTTGTTTGCTCAAACGGCGGATGCTCACCATGGCGGTGCCGAATTCATTGAGAACAAAGCCCAATGGAATCCCAATGTGCTCTATAAACTGGATATCAACGGAGGCGCGTTTTTTGCCGAGACAAACTGCTTCACCTTTGCGTTTAAAGATGAAACAGCCATCAATAAGCTCATTGATTTTAAACATACACCCCGTGCGTCATGGGTTGATTTTACCGACAAAGACTTCAATATTAAATGCCATGCCTATAAAGTGAAATTTCTCAATTCAAACAGCGATGTCAGGGTGTCGGCAAGTGAGCCTTTCAAAGGATATTATAATTATTATATCGGAAACGATAAAAGCAAATGGGCATCAAAGGTTCACTCATACGCACGGGTTGAGTACCGCGATATCTATGAAAAAACGGATTTGAACATCTACGAAAGCGGCGGCCACATCAAATATGATATCATCCTGCATCCGGGTGCAAAAGCCGGAAATATTCAATTTCTGTACGATGGCGCCGACAAAGTATATCTTGAAAAAGGAAACCTGATTGTAAAAACTTCGGTAAATAAAATTACGGAACTGAGTCCGCTGGCTTATCAAATGGTGGATGGCGCTAAAGTGAACGTTCCCTGCAAATACAAATTAAAGGACAATGTGTTATCCTTTGTGTTTCCCGATGGTTTTGACGCTTCCAAAGAACTGGTAATCGACCCGACACTGGTGTTCTCTACCTATTCGGGTTCAACGGTTGATAACTGGGGCTTTACTGCCACCTTCGATTCAAAGGGTTCAGCCTTCTCGGGCGGTATCGCTTTCGGTACCGGATATCCGGTTTCCGTGGGCGCTTATCAAGGCAATTTCGCCGGTGGAGAATCAGGTCTTCAGTTATTCCCTTGCGATGTTGCAATTATCAAGTACGACTCAACCGGTACCCAGCGCATGTGGGCAACCTATCTGGGCGGCTCTAAAAATGAACTGCCGCACAGTATGATTGTAAATAGTGATGACGACCTTCTGGTATACGGAACTACCGGCTCTGCCGACTTTCCGGTTACTTCCGGTGCTTTCGACGCATCATTCAATGGTGGCAGCGCCCTTACCTATGATCAGTCGCTCCGGTTTTCGGCAGGCATCGACATCTTTGTTTCAAAACTAAAATCCGACGGCTCTGCCTTGCTCGCGTCTACCTTTGTGGGCGGAACAAGTAACGACGGTTTGAATTTTCCATCGGTGCTTTCATTCAATTACGGCGATGGCGCCCGCGGTGAAATCATGACGGATGCCGGAGATAATGTATATGTTGTTTCTACTACCAATTCTACCGATTTCCCTGTTACACCGGGCGCATTCCAAACAACAGCCGGTGGCGGCGGACAGGATGGCATCGTGTTCAAGTTAGCCCCCGACCTTACGGGCTTGATATGGTCATCATACATCGGCGGCAGCAATGTTGATGCGGTATACGGTATTGTGGTCGATTACAACAACGATGTCTATATTACCGGTGGCACTTCATCGTCCAATTTCCCCGTAACTTCGGGCTGTCTGCATACTTCATACATGGGCGGCACTGCCGACGGTTTTATTTCTAAAATCAGTTCCGACGGAAGTACACTTGTCCGTTCAACCTATTACGGCTCCGATTCATACGACCAATCCTATCTTATTGAAAAAGGGCCATCGGGCAAGATTTATGTGTTCGGTCAAACATCAAAAACAGGGAATGCATTTATTCAAAACGCAACGCTGGCAGTGCCGGGCGGCGGACAATTCGTCAGCAAGATTGAGCCCGACCTCAACACCCTTATATGGTCAACGGCACTGGGCACCGGAAACGGCGGACCCGATATTTCGCCCAACGCTTTTCTGGTCGACGATTGTTCTAAAATATACCTTTCGGGATGGGGAGGAATGGCTATCAATGCCTTTGGCGGAACTACAGGCCTGCCTATAACTCCGAACGCGTTTCAGTCAACGACCGACGGCAATGACTTCTACTTTTTTGTGATGAACGACAATGCCTCCACCATGATTTATGCTACCTATTTCGGCAGCCCCAGTTCAAGCGACCATGTCGATGGCGGAACAAGCCGTTTCGACCGTAAGGGGATTATTTACAATGCCGTTTGTGCCGGATGCTGGGGCGACAGCAATTTCCCCACAACGCCGGGTGCCTGGTCCAGAATCAACGGCTGCACCAAATGCAACAATGCCGTTGTGAAATTCGATTTTCAGCTCGCAGGTGTTGTGGCAATGGCATCTGCCGTTCCCGAAGATACCGGATGCCTGCCGTTTACCGCCTACTTTACCAGCACAAGCAATGGCGTTTCCTCATACTGGAATTTCGACGATCCTGCATCGGGAGCCGGCGATACATCTATAATTCAGAATCCGCAGCACACCTTCAACGAAGCGGGTACGTATCATGTAATATATGTGGCAACGGATTCCACCAAATGCAACATCTCCGATACTGCCCACCTCACCATTCTTGTGCGCGACTTCCCCACCGTGAAACTGGGTGTTGATACCGCCTTGTGTACCGGAGAAATGGTCGTGTTGGATGCCGGTAACCCGGGAAGGTCCTATCTGTGGTCTAACGGTGCAAATACCCAGACCATCACCGTTTCCGACTCGGGAAGATACTGGGTGGCCGTACTGAATGGCGCCTGCACCACCTATGATACCGTTGAAGTAAAGCACCGTGCCGATTTCTCCTACACCGTGCCCAACGTGTTTACGCCCAACGGCGACGGCTATAACGACACCTTCAAGGTAAAATCAAGCGGACTTACGGAGATTGATGCCCAGGTATTCAACCGCTGGGGCAAGCTCGTATACAAATGGACCGACCCCCTGAAAGGCTGGGACGGCAAAATCAAAGGCACCAACGCATCCGAAGGTGTGTACTATTACGTAATCAAGCTAAAAGGCTATTGCGGCGAAGACGAACTCCACGGCTTTGTAACTCTGATGAAGTAG
- a CDS encoding cupin domain-containing protein, with amino-acid sequence MENKTKCFVNKMNAVKRQFLGVDFDVLAIGRQSMVTKMLYKTTDNVPFHNHPNEQSGYVLSGKFKLQFENNVYIMTAGDSYSIPADAKHSMQIIEAGEIIDFFTPIREDYL; translated from the coding sequence ATGGAAAATAAAACAAAATGCTTCGTTAATAAAATGAATGCTGTGAAAAGGCAGTTTCTGGGTGTAGATTTTGATGTTCTGGCCATTGGAAGACAATCAATGGTGACTAAAATGCTCTATAAGACAACAGATAATGTTCCCTTTCACAATCATCCGAATGAACAGAGCGGATACGTGCTTTCCGGAAAATTCAAATTGCAGTTTGAAAATAATGTTTACATCATGACCGCAGGAGATTCTTACTCAATACCTGCCGATGCAAAACACAGTATGCAGATAATTGAAGCAGGCGAAATCATTGATTTTTTCACTCCCATCAGGGAAGATTATCTGTAG
- a CDS encoding (Fe-S)-binding protein, whose amino-acid sequence MKRKIFAPGCGLILYKPELVEKIHKTLNENLGKMDKLMICCHHDPLLEEPTEIINICPGCDKRFRNDYQNSSTISLWEILAESDFFSFPNYHGKSMTINDACPTRDKEHVHHAIRKVLQKMNITLVEPKKTRTKGICCGDSFYGIISTEKVKEQMVKRATEMPLIDVVVYCVSCIKSMYIGGKNPHYLIDLLFAEKTLPKTYEPDDWHKELNSYIENH is encoded by the coding sequence ATGAAACGAAAAATCTTTGCACCGGGTTGTGGATTAATACTGTACAAACCGGAATTAGTTGAAAAAATACACAAAACTCTAAATGAGAATTTAGGTAAAATGGATAAACTGATGATTTGCTGTCATCATGACCCTTTATTGGAAGAACCGACAGAAATAATTAATATTTGTCCTGGTTGCGATAAACGATTTCGAAATGACTATCAAAATTCTTCAACGATTTCGTTGTGGGAAATTTTAGCAGAAAGTGATTTTTTTAGTTTTCCAAATTATCATGGGAAATCTATGACAATAAATGACGCTTGCCCAACGAGAGATAAAGAACATGTTCATCATGCAATAAGAAAAGTTCTTCAAAAAATGAACATTACATTAGTAGAGCCAAAGAAAACGAGAACAAAAGGCATATGTTGTGGCGATAGTTTCTATGGGATTATTTCAACAGAAAAAGTAAAAGAACAGATGGTAAAAAGAGCAACAGAAATGCCATTAATTGATGTTGTCGTTTATTGTGTTTCCTGTATCAAATCAATGTATATCGGGGGAAAAAATCCTCATTATTTAATTGATTTACTATTTGCAGAAAAAACACTTCCTAAAACTTATGAACCTGATGATTGGCATAAAGAACTTAATAGCTATATTGAAAATCATTAA
- a CDS encoding Fic family protein codes for MSNAKISIRFFDDREVRAIWDEASAKWWFSVLDIVAVLTDQDDYTKNRNYWKYLKSKLKKENSQVVSATTQLKFLAPDGKRRFADMLDYNGIIALGKEFPGKKANRFIEWFTYGDESIDGKSKIKAYALFESSFIESIEIGTAKGLQQIHAYLFGGLYDFAGQIRQKNLSKGGFQFAVSRFLGDTLKQIEAMPESTFDQIINKYVEMNIAHPFMEGNGRSTRIWLDLMLKKHIKKCVDWSKISKRDYMEAMMLSPTKSNFLKTLLNDALTNKITDREMFMKGIDYSYYYEEND; via the coding sequence ATGAGTAATGCAAAAATATCCATACGATTTTTCGACGATCGTGAAGTACGAGCTATATGGGATGAAGCAAGTGCCAAATGGTGGTTTTCAGTGTTGGATATTGTTGCAGTGCTTACCGACCAAGACGACTATACAAAAAACCGCAATTATTGGAAATACCTTAAATCAAAGTTAAAGAAAGAAAATAGTCAAGTGGTTAGTGCCACTACCCAGTTGAAATTTCTTGCTCCGGACGGAAAAAGACGTTTTGCTGATATGTTAGATTACAACGGCATAATTGCATTGGGTAAAGAGTTTCCCGGAAAAAAAGCGAACCGATTTATTGAATGGTTCACCTACGGTGATGAGAGTATAGACGGAAAAAGTAAAATAAAAGCATATGCTTTATTTGAAAGTTCCTTTATCGAAAGCATTGAAATTGGGACAGCAAAAGGCTTACAACAAATTCATGCGTATTTGTTTGGAGGACTGTATGATTTTGCCGGACAAATCAGACAAAAGAATCTATCAAAAGGAGGTTTTCAATTTGCTGTATCACGCTTTTTAGGAGACACATTAAAGCAAATAGAAGCGATGCCTGAAAGTACATTTGACCAAATCATAAACAAATATGTTGAAATGAACATCGCTCATCCCTTTATGGAAGGGAACGGAAGAAGTACACGAATATGGTTGGATTTGATGCTAAAAAAACACATTAAAAAATGCGTTGATTGGAGTAAAATAAGTAAACGAGACTATATGGAAGCAATGATGCTAAGTCCAACAAAAAGTAATTTTCTAAAAACGCTATTGAATGATGCACTCACTAACAAAATAACTGACCGTGAAATGTTTATGAAAGGGATTGACTATTCCTATTACTATGAAGAAAATGATTAA
- a CDS encoding class I SAM-dependent methyltransferase, which translates to MESSDRKKHWDKIYQSKQLNEVSWYQPVPTVSLDFIKQYNIPESAKIIDVGGGDSLFADTLLDLGYRNITVLDISEVAIKRAKQRLGSRASQVTWIIADAASFIPTEQFDFWHDRATFHFLTNEQEIERYLDTVNKHIKPKGILVIGTFSEQGPKKCSGIDIKQYSEGSMSDRLKKFFEKIKCISVDHKTPFDTIQNFIFCSFRKYNTEY; encoded by the coding sequence ATGGAATCATCTGACCGTAAGAAACACTGGGACAAAATATACCAAAGCAAACAGCTGAATGAAGTAAGCTGGTATCAGCCTGTACCTACCGTTTCCCTTGACTTTATAAAACAATACAATATTCCCGAATCAGCAAAAATAATAGACGTGGGCGGCGGCGACAGCTTATTCGCTGACACCCTGCTTGACCTGGGCTACCGAAACATCACCGTACTCGACATTTCAGAGGTTGCCATCAAGCGCGCGAAACAAAGACTTGGCAGCCGTGCCTCGCAGGTAACATGGATTATTGCGGACGCCGCCTCTTTCATCCCGACAGAACAATTTGACTTCTGGCACGACCGTGCGACCTTTCATTTCCTGACAAACGAGCAAGAAATTGAACGCTATCTCGACACCGTCAATAAGCATATCAAACCAAAAGGAATTTTAGTTATCGGTACGTTTTCAGAGCAGGGTCCGAAGAAATGCAGCGGTATTGATATCAAACAATACTCTGAAGGTTCAATGTCTGACCGTCTTAAAAAATTCTTTGAGAAAATAAAGTGTATCAGCGTTGACCATAAAACGCCCTTTGACACTATACAGAATTTTATTTTCTGCAGTTTCAGGAAATACAATACGGAATATTAG